The following are from one region of the Anguilla rostrata isolate EN2019 chromosome 7, ASM1855537v3, whole genome shotgun sequence genome:
- the LOC135258587 gene encoding uncharacterized protein LOC135258587 produces the protein MDHSQEPGETAQPVVALARMLEGMAAMQERQAAMHAEQLEALRAQTSLQTQALLQLAAAGETSSRERQTGPPVALHLPKMTQEDDAEAFLEGFEVAARASKWPEEEWVVRLLPLLTGEAQQAAHSLPPPARAVYANLKKAVLDRLGYSPEEHRRRFRETALAGADRPFAYAQRLLDMARRWLRPELRSADGVVELVTLERFIEGLPGETANWVRCHRPTGLAAAVSLAEDHLALYPRGQSQHQQQQQQQQGRADPALRRRALPRSHPSPLSSSLPRAQTPSFSRNNPFVPVSPAPGSVGAGCDPQRAPQTPGPGCWRCGQPGHLRRECPLMEVGQVVRVVGPPTSAPDPDGAYCIPTDASDRGLGAVLTQQVEGVDRPVLYISRKLSQREAKYSTVEKECLAIRWAVGALRYYLLGRPFTLCSDHAPLQWLHRMKDTNARITRWYLALQPFNFNVIHRPGARMVVADFLSRPQEEEGGERGGGAEERQPFLLGVRVQNKIQRFYIVFDQKAIPCRALTSVAALDELFKAHYVIGLNYDEVLCGFYTFLQTTVYSIDVGSAKETPRVKEL, from the exons ATGGACCACAGCCAGGAGCCAGGGGAAACGGCACAACCGGTGGTAGCGCTGGCGAGGATGCTGGAAGGGATGGCGGCgatgcaggagaggcaggcggCGATGCACGCCGAACAACTGGAGGCTCTGCGGGCACAGACCTCCCTCCAAACCcaggctctactgcagctggcgGCTGCGGGAGAAACCAGCTCCCGAGAGCGACAAACCGGACcccccgtagctctccatctGCCCAAAATGACCCAGGAGGACGACGCGGAGGCTTTCCTCGAGGGGTTTGAGGTGGCAGCGAGGGCGAGTAAATGGCCGGAGGAAGAGTGGGTcgtccgcctcctgcccctcttaacTGGGGAGGCACAACAAGCGGCACACAGCCTACCCCCCCCAGCGCGGGCGGTCTACGCCAACCTAAAGAAGGCGGTCCTGGACCGCCTGGGATACAGCCCTGAAGAGCACCGGCGACGGTTCAGGGAGACGGCCCTGGCAGGAGCGGACCGACCGTTCGCCTACGCCCAGAGACTGCTGGACATGGCGCGTCGGTGGCTCCGACCGGAACTCCGGTCAGCCGAcggagtggtggagctggtgacCCTAGAACGTTTTATTGAGGGCCTCCCGGGGGAGACGGCGAATTGGGTGAGGTGCCATCGCCCGACCGGGTTGGCGGCCGCCGTCAGcctggcggaggaccacctggcgctctacccccgcggccagtcacagcaccagcagcagcagcagcagcagcaaggacggGCAGACCCGGCTCTGCGCAGGAGAGCCCTTCCTCGTTCCCatccttcccccctttcttcctcccttccccgtgCCCAAACCCCCTCATTTTCCCGTAACAAcccttttgttcctgtttccccagccccaggctcagtgggggcggggtgcgacccacagagagctcctcagacgcccggaccggggtgttggcggtgcggacaaccgggtcacctgcgccgcgagtgcccgctcatggaggtggggcaggtggttcgtgttgtcggcccgcccacctccgctcCCGACCCAGACGGAGCGTACTGTATTCCG accgacgcgtcggacagagggctgggggctgttttgacccagcaggtggagggagtcgaccgccccgtgctgtacattagccggAAACTGTCACAACGGGAGGCGAAGTACAGCACGGTGGAGAAAGAGTGCCTCGCCATTCGGTGGGCGGTCGGAGCCCTCCGTTATTACCttctgggtcgcccattcaccctctgttcggaccatgcccccctccaatggctccaccgcatgaaggataccaacgcccggatcactcggtggtatctggctttgCAGCCTTTTAACTTCAATGTGATTCATAGACCGGGTGCACGGATGGTcgtggcggacttcctctctcgcccccaggaggaggaggggggggagaggggggggg GAGCTGAGGAAAGACAACCCTTCCTCCTCGGGGTTAGGGTGCAGAACAAAATCCAGAGGTTCTACATCGTCTTTGACCAGAAGGCTATCCCATGCAGAGCCCTGACATCGGTGGCAGCTTTGGATGAGCTGTTCAAAGCTCACTACGTCATCGGTCTCAACTATGATGAAGTTCTTTGCGGTTTCTACACATTCCTTCAAACCACGGTGTACAGCATTGACGTCGGAAGCGCAAAGGAGACCCCACGTGTCAAGGAACTCTGA